The following are encoded in a window of Acropora muricata isolate sample 2 chromosome 6, ASM3666990v1, whole genome shotgun sequence genomic DNA:
- the LOC136920431 gene encoding neuropeptide Y receptor type 6-like, with the protein MSSVAKWWVEFVFTSVVFLLGLIGNIFVLIIVLQRGTRKTINVIFVTCLACADLVLVSESLISILKQFKITIPCASQAFTTTLATTGFNAGLFTITSIAIHRCYVITHPWGPKLKRRKALIWVSLVWLIAFTLTIPIMVVLKPTQNGNCLEVWPSKSLSQAYTTTLMSVQFFIPLIITAICYIKIWLFLRRRPMIPQRRLRTGESTIREETNRESVVILKTVAVIVVLFFVLLLPLQVAWMLFDFKHIFFDELWFASILLTRLHSCLNPILFGIMNKQYRQSYIKLLSPMLGLRCHHHSTWSTARQATSQPRFQGFSASLPQETLRTTLASWEHHVKNTGTNENPVANSGRSSITWKNSQSMTACVLGGDTKKIVRRGSYSRSNPLSLYIPF; encoded by the coding sequence ATGTCCAGCGTAGCAAAGTGGTGGGTTGAATTTGTATTCACGTCTGTGGTATTCTTGCTTGGGCTCATTGGCAACATATTTGTCCTCATCATTGTGCTCCAAAGAGGAACCAGGAAAACAATCAACGTTATATTTGTCACTTGTCTAGCATGTGCTGATTTAGTGCTAGTATCCGAGTCACTGATTTCCATCctcaaacaatttaaaataaccaTTCCATGCGCATCGCAGGCATTCACTACGACACTTGCCACAACAGGATTCAATGCAGGACTTTTCACCATTACATCGATAGCCATACATCGGTGCTATGTTATCACTCATCCATGGGGACCCAAACTTAAAAGAAGGAAGGCACTGATTTGGGTTTCACTGGTGTGGTTGATAGCTTTTACTTTGACGATACCTATTATGGTTGTTTTAAAGCCAACACAGAACGGCAACTGTCTGGAAGTTTGGCCCTCAAAAAGTTTGAGCCAAGCATATACCACCACATTGATGAGTGTTCAGTTTTTTATTCCACTTATCATAACTGCGAtttgttacataaaaatttggcTCTTCTTACGCAGGCGACCCATGATCCCACAAAGAAGATTGAGAACAGGCGAAAGTACTATACGAGAAGAAACCAATCGAGAGAGTGTTGTGATTTTGAAAACTGTAGCTGTTATTGTTGTATTGTTTTTCGTTCTTTTATTACCATTGCAAGTTGCTTGGATGCTGTTcgattttaaacatattttctttGACGAGCTCTGGTTTGCATCAATACTGCTTACAAGACTGCATAGCTGTTTAAATCCGATCTTGTTCGGTATTATGAACAAACAATATCGTCAAAGTTACATTAAGTTGTTATCGCCAATGTTGGGTCTCCGTTGTCATCATCACTCAACCTGGTCCACTGCAAGACAAGCAACATCTCAACCTCGTTTTCAGGGTTTCTCTGCTTCCCTTCCCCAAGAAACCCTGCGAACGACATTGGCATCATGGGAACATCACGTGAAAAACACGGGGACCAACGAAAATCCGGTTGCCAACTCGGGAAGGTCATCGATCACTTGGAAAAACAGTCAGTCAATGACAGCATGTGTGCTCGGGGGGGATACTAAAAAAATAGTACGTAGAGGCTCCTACTCAAGGTCTAACCCCTTATCCCTTTATATACCattttga